The Clostridia bacterium sequence GATCGTCCGCCCATCAGCGATGTCGGAGGTTGTTGGGCAGGACAGGGCGGTCAAGGCGCTATTGGCCAAGGTCGCATCGCCATTCCCGCAGCACGTGATATTGTACGGACCACCCGGTGTGGGCAAGACCACTGCCGCCAGACTTGCTCTGGAAGAGGCAAAGAAGGCGAGATTCACCCCGTTCGAGCAGAATGCCAAATTCGTTGAAGTTGATGGGACCACACTCAGGTGGGACCCTCGGGAGGTCACGAATCCTCTGCTCGGCTCTGTGCATGACCCTATATACCAGGGCGCCAAGCGCGACCTCGCCGAAGGCGGGGTTCCTGAGCCGAAACTGGGTCTGGTGACTGAGGCCCACGGGGGAGTCCTGTTCATTGATGAGATAGGGGAGATGGACCCGACCCTCCTGAACAAACTCCTTAAGGTCATGGAGGATAAGAGGGTCACCTTTGAGTCGTCGTACTACGACTCGGCTGATCCCAGTGTGCCAACTTACATCAGAAAGCTTTTCGAGGAGGGTGCGCCGGCCGACTTTGTGCTGATAGGCGCCACTACCCGGGATCCATCGGAGCTGAGCCCGGCCCTGCGTTCCCGCACTGCTGAGGTCTATTTCGAACCCCTGACTCAGCTCGGCATACAGCAGATCGTGATGAACGCCGCGATAAAGCTTGATGTGAGCATGGACCCCGAGATTCCAGCCGTGGTGAGCGACTACACCATCGAAGGCCGCCGGGCCACGGCTCTGTTGATCGATGCTTACGGACTTGCGCTGTTCCACTCAGCCCAGATGGAGTTGGCATCGGAATCAGCAGAGCTTCCGGAGCCGGACGAGGGAGGGGCGGCGAACGCTTCGAGGCGTGCCGCCAAGGATGTTCGGGTCGCCATGGCTGATCTAGAGGAGGCCATCCGCCTCGGCAGGCTTTCGCCTAACGTCCATACTAGAGCGTCTGACACGGCTGAGACTGGGAAGGTGTTCGGCCTAGGCGTTTCGGGGTTCCTAGGTTCTGTCATCGAGATAGAGGCGATCGTATTCTCGGCTCGCGAGGACGGGAAGGGAACCATCAGGTTCAACGAGACTGCTGGCAGCATGGCGAAGGACTCGGTGTTCAACGCTGCATCAGTGTTCAGAGGCTTGACTTCCAAGGATCTTGCCGACTACGACGTCCACGTGAATGTGGTCGGCGGCGGGGATATCGACGGGCCTTCTGCTGGCACAGCGGTGCTCTTAGCGATACTCAGCTCAGTCTTCTCCTGCCCGATCAGACAGGACGTCGCCGTCACCGGCGAGCTCTCAATTCAGGGCAAGGTGCGCGAAGTCGGAGGCATCTTCGAGAAGCTGTACGGTGCAAGGCAGGCGGGAATCCGCAAAGTGATAGTGCCTGCGGAGAATGGGAAGGACATCCCAGCTGGAATCACCGGCATCGAAATCGTTCCCGTTTCCAGCGTGACGGAGACCTTCTCCCATGTGTTCGCAGGCGAGATCTCGCTCAAGAAGTAGAGTGCGCACCGCGCATACGAGGTGATTGGCATTGGCAGCAGCTGACATGGGAGGCCTTGATCGGATGCCCCCGCAGAACCTTGAGGCGGAGCAGTCCACCTTAGGCTCTATGCTGCTCGATAAGGAAGCGATAGCGAGGGCAGTGGAGATCTTGGTTGCTGAGGACTTCTATCGGGAGGTTCACAGGACGATCTTCGATACTCTGGTCACCCTCTTCAACAGGGGCGAACCTGCTGACCTCGTAACCGTTACGGAAGCTCTGCGACAACGAAACTCCCTGGACCAGGTGGGCGGAGCATCCTACATTAGCACCCTCGCGAACACGGTTCCAACCGCTGCGAACTGCGAGTATTACGCCAAGATCGTGAAGAACAAGGCGATACTCAGGGCTCTCGTGGCGGCGGGCACCGAGATCGCCGGGATGGGATACGACAGCGCTGCTGAGGTGGGAGTTGCGCTCGACAGGGCGGAACAGCTCATCTTCAGGATCTCTCAGCGGGGCGAGACAGGCAGCATCGCGGATATGAAGACTGTCCTGATGACTACGTTCGACCGGATTGAACGGCTCTACACCAGCAAGGGAGCAATCACTGGGCTTTCGACCGGGTTTACCGAGATGGACAACATGCTCTCCGGCCTGCAACCGTCGGAGCTCATCGTGATCGCAGCCCGGCCCTCCATGGGGAAGACAGCTTTCGCGCTGAATATCGCAGAGAATGTTGGGCTCGCGCAGAAGAAGCCAGTGCTCATATTCAGCCTGGAGATGTCCCGCGAGCAGCTTGCCCAGAGGATGCTCTGTTCTCAGTCGTCAGTCGATGGGCAGAAGCTCAGGCGGGGGAACTTATCCGATGCTGAC is a genomic window containing:
- the lonC gene encoding Lon family ATP-dependent protease, whose protein sequence is MKSLVEKFIRMGSKNLAEKLQDDELLTRQVAAVFGILSDLYGPDKLVLKAGKLDALNLMRSEKIEDKILALERIVFEDPTIEKAPTPAECETVISDIEEEIADIIARRRVEEKIERRITDRMQQRHEDYVNEIKMQILKEDSGPDTPETLRKLEELKLLESKQLARSAMEIVRPSAMSEVVGQDRAVKALLAKVASPFPQHVILYGPPGVGKTTAARLALEEAKKARFTPFEQNAKFVEVDGTTLRWDPREVTNPLLGSVHDPIYQGAKRDLAEGGVPEPKLGLVTEAHGGVLFIDEIGEMDPTLLNKLLKVMEDKRVTFESSYYDSADPSVPTYIRKLFEEGAPADFVLIGATTRDPSELSPALRSRTAEVYFEPLTQLGIQQIVMNAAIKLDVSMDPEIPAVVSDYTIEGRRATALLIDAYGLALFHSAQMELASESAELPEPDEGGAANASRRAAKDVRVAMADLEEAIRLGRLSPNVHTRASDTAETGKVFGLGVSGFLGSVIEIEAIVFSAREDGKGTIRFNETAGSMAKDSVFNAASVFRGLTSKDLADYDVHVNVVGGGDIDGPSAGTAVLLAILSSVFSCPIRQDVAVTGELSIQGKVREVGGIFEKLYGARQAGIRKVIVPAENGKDIPAGITGIEIVPVSSVTETFSHVFAGEISLKK
- the dnaB gene encoding replicative DNA helicase, encoding MGGLDRMPPQNLEAEQSTLGSMLLDKEAIARAVEILVAEDFYREVHRTIFDTLVTLFNRGEPADLVTVTEALRQRNSLDQVGGASYISTLANTVPTAANCEYYAKIVKNKAILRALVAAGTEIAGMGYDSAAEVGVALDRAEQLIFRISQRGETGSIADMKTVLMTTFDRIERLYTSKGAITGLSTGFTEMDNMLSGLQPSELIVIAARPSMGKTAFALNIAENVGLAQKKPVLIFSLEMSREQLAQRMLCSQSSVDGQKLRRGNLSDADWPRLSRALGRLSEAPIYIDDSPSITALEIRTRARRLKAEHGLALVVIDYLQLVQGRDRVENRQQEIAEITRSLKALARELDVPVLSLAQLSRAVEATADKRPLLSHLKESGEIEQSADVVAFIYREEYYKPDTERKNIAEIMVAKQRNGPTGSFDLVWQKEFTRFRNVERYDPQAEAAS